The Cylindrospermopsis curvispora GIHE-G1 genome contains a region encoding:
- the trmFO gene encoding FADH(2)-oxidizing methylenetetrahydrofolate--tRNA-(uracil(54)-C(5))-methyltransferase TrmFO yields the protein MILEPIQVIGGGLAGTEAAWQIAQAGVPVILHEMRPLRFSPAHHTENLAELVCSNSFGAMASDRAAGLLHEELRKLDSIVISKADEHAVPAGGALAVDRGKFGEDLTQTLANHPLIDLRRGEVKEVPGGIVVLASGPLTSPQLSADIQQFTGLEYLNFFDAASPIIVGDSINRDIAFMASRYDKGEAAYLNCPMSKQQYLEFREALCQAEQTELKDFERETAKFFEACLPIEEMAQRGEDTMRYGPLKPVGLTDGRTGERNYAVVQLRQEDKAGQLWNMVGFQTNLRWGEQKRVFRMIPGLENAEFVRLGVMHRNTFLNAPQLILPTLQFKQRHTLLAAGQLIGTEGYTAASAGGWLAGTNAARIALGKEPLTLPNTTMMGSLFEFISGAAPKHFQPMPPNFGIVPDLGVKIKSKPEKYGRYRDRSLANLDQWKSQYFSSLSRNLNNS from the coding sequence ATGATATTAGAACCAATACAGGTCATAGGTGGTGGACTTGCGGGCACAGAAGCAGCATGGCAAATAGCTCAAGCAGGAGTACCCGTGATTCTACACGAGATGCGTCCCCTACGCTTTAGTCCCGCCCACCATACGGAAAACTTAGCTGAACTAGTGTGTAGTAATTCCTTTGGAGCTATGGCAAGCGATCGCGCAGCTGGATTACTGCATGAAGAACTGCGAAAACTTGATTCTATAGTTATTAGCAAAGCGGACGAACATGCAGTGCCAGCGGGTGGTGCTTTAGCGGTAGACAGGGGAAAATTTGGAGAGGATCTGACCCAAACCCTAGCCAATCATCCTTTGATTGATTTACGACGAGGGGAGGTAAAGGAAGTTCCTGGGGGGATAGTGGTTTTAGCCTCAGGACCACTAACCAGTCCCCAATTGTCCGCTGATATTCAACAATTCACAGGATTAGAATATCTCAACTTCTTCGATGCTGCTAGTCCCATAATAGTAGGGGATTCAATTAATAGAGATATTGCCTTTATGGCTTCCCGTTATGACAAAGGTGAGGCGGCCTATTTAAATTGTCCCATGAGTAAACAGCAGTATTTAGAATTTCGGGAAGCACTTTGCCAAGCGGAACAAACAGAATTAAAGGACTTTGAAAGAGAAACGGCGAAGTTTTTTGAAGCCTGTTTACCCATAGAAGAAATGGCACAAAGAGGGGAGGACACCATGCGATATGGTCCCCTGAAACCGGTGGGTTTAACAGATGGAAGAACAGGAGAGCGTAACTACGCAGTAGTGCAGTTACGACAAGAAGATAAAGCTGGGCAACTATGGAATATGGTAGGGTTTCAAACCAATTTACGTTGGGGGGAGCAAAAACGGGTGTTTAGAATGATTCCCGGTTTGGAAAACGCTGAGTTTGTTAGATTGGGAGTAATGCACCGGAACACTTTTTTAAACGCGCCCCAGTTGATTTTGCCCACCCTACAATTTAAACAACGACATACCCTACTAGCAGCAGGACAATTAATTGGTACGGAGGGTTATACCGCTGCATCTGCTGGTGGTTGGTTAGCAGGGACTAATGCGGCAAGAATTGCCCTGGGGAAGGAACCTCTCACTCTACCGAACACCACAATGATGGGATCTTTATTTGAGTTTATTAGTGGTGCAGCACCCAAGCATTTTCAACCCATGCCACCCAATTTTGGCATAGTTCCAGATTTGGGGGTTAAAATCAAGAGCAAACCAGAAAAATACGGGCGTTATCGAGATAGATCATTGGCGAATTTAGACCAGTGGAAGTCCCAATATTTTTCTTCTTTGAGTAGGAATCTTAACAATTCTTAA
- a CDS encoding ABC transporter ATP-binding protein codes for MVNNIKIPQLPLLSATGLCKSFGGIQAVKNANIEVNQGSITGLIGPNGAGKTTLFNLLSNFIHPDQGRVIFNGEPIHNLQPFQIAQQGLTRTFQVAKTLSRLSVLENMLLAAQKQTGENFWQVQFQHHMVLKQEKQITQRAMSLLTSVGLAHKAHDYAGSLSGGQRKLLEMGRALMTNPKLILLDEPAAGVNPKLIDDICDRIIKWNREEELTFLIIEHNMDVIMSLCDRVWVLAEGRNLAVGTPAEIQTNPQVLEAYLG; via the coding sequence GTGGTAAATAATATCAAAATTCCCCAACTTCCCCTATTATCAGCAACCGGACTTTGTAAGAGTTTTGGAGGGATCCAAGCTGTAAAAAATGCCAATATCGAAGTCAATCAGGGTAGTATTACCGGACTCATTGGCCCTAATGGTGCTGGTAAAACAACACTCTTTAATTTACTGTCCAACTTCATCCATCCAGATCAAGGGAGAGTAATTTTTAACGGGGAACCAATTCATAACTTACAACCCTTTCAAATCGCTCAACAAGGTTTAACTCGCACCTTTCAAGTCGCTAAAACCCTCTCCCGTTTATCAGTCCTAGAAAATATGTTGTTAGCAGCACAAAAACAAACAGGTGAGAATTTTTGGCAGGTGCAATTCCAACATCATATGGTCCTCAAACAAGAAAAACAAATCACTCAAAGAGCAATGTCTTTATTGACATCCGTCGGTTTAGCACACAAGGCCCATGATTATGCGGGTAGTTTATCCGGTGGACAGCGAAAATTATTAGAAATGGGAAGAGCATTAATGACAAACCCTAAACTAATACTATTAGATGAACCTGCAGCTGGAGTAAATCCTAAACTAATAGATGATATATGCGATCGCATTATTAAGTGGAATAGGGAAGAAGAATTAACTTTTTTAATTATTGAACATAATATGGATGTAATCATGTCCCTATGTGACCGTGTGTGGGTATTAGCAGAGGGTCGGAATTTGGCAGTTGGTACTCCTGCAGAAATTCAGACCAACCCCCAGGTTTTGGAAGCATACTTGGGCTAG
- a CDS encoding RNA-guided endonuclease InsQ/TnpB family protein has protein sequence MLLSFKTELKPNNKQVTLFRQHCGVARHAYNFGNAVIMEAWKARQTDKSIKIPTAIDLHKRLVAEVKPNNPWYYESSKATPQQALAEVRTAWERYFKKVSMEPHFKKKGKSHDSFYLEQGTKAKPGIRNDGKRVKLPKIGWVRLHEALPVRAFHNCVISRQADRWFIAFKCEIEKPAVPLDHPLVGVDIGIKELAVTSDGKVYSNPKAHRKMNKKLKRQQRSVSRKVKGSKNRAKAISKLAKTHAKVSNIRKDAIHKLTYDLAKNHSVIKIEELSIKAFLKNHKLAGAIADCGMYEFKRQLEYKTEKFSSQLVLVDRMFPSSQICSNCGKHRHKMPLKERVYVCPECGHTQDRDRGKKSRAMV, from the coding sequence ATGCTACTCAGTTTTAAAACGGAATTAAAACCCAATAACAAACAGGTGACTCTATTCCGTCAACATTGCGGAGTAGCTAGACATGCTTACAACTTTGGTAACGCTGTGATTATGGAAGCCTGGAAGGCTAGACAAACAGATAAATCAATCAAAATCCCTACTGCGATAGATCTCCATAAGCGTTTAGTGGCAGAAGTAAAACCTAATAATCCTTGGTACTATGAATCCTCTAAAGCAACTCCTCAACAGGCCTTAGCTGAGGTTCGTACAGCTTGGGAGCGATATTTCAAAAAAGTCTCTATGGAACCTCACTTTAAGAAAAAAGGCAAGTCTCACGACTCTTTTTACTTAGAGCAAGGAACTAAAGCAAAACCAGGTATCCGTAATGATGGCAAGAGGGTCAAACTGCCTAAAATAGGCTGGGTGCGATTACATGAAGCGTTACCTGTTAGAGCGTTTCACAATTGTGTGATTAGTCGTCAAGCCGACCGCTGGTTTATTGCTTTTAAGTGCGAAATCGAAAAACCAGCAGTACCTTTAGATCATCCATTAGTGGGTGTTGATATTGGCATTAAAGAATTAGCAGTAACCAGCGATGGGAAGGTTTATTCTAATCCCAAGGCACACCGAAAAATGAACAAGAAACTGAAGCGTCAACAGCGATCTGTTAGTCGCAAAGTCAAAGGTTCTAAGAATCGAGCTAAGGCTATTTCTAAACTGGCTAAAACTCACGCTAAAGTGTCAAATATTCGCAAAGATGCCATTCATAAACTCACTTATGATCTCGCTAAAAACCACAGCGTTATCAAAATTGAAGAATTGAGTATCAAAGCATTTTTGAAGAATCACAAACTAGCTGGTGCAATTGCGGATTGTGGAATGTACGAATTCAAGCGCCAATTAGAGTATAAAACTGAGAAGTTTTCTAGTCAATTAGTGTTAGTTGACCGCATGTTTCCCAGTTCTCAAATTTGCTCAAACTGTGGTAAGCACCGCCACAAAATGCCGCTAAAAGAACGAGTTTACGTTTGTCCTGAATGTGGACACACCCAAGACAGAGATCGCGGCAAAAAATCTAGAGCGATGGTTTGA
- a CDS encoding M16 family metallopeptidase: MFPASIFRLDNGLTFIHQEIAATPVVVADVWVRAGSTSESEPLFGMAHFLEHMIFKGTASLGPGEFDYNIERMGGVSNAATSHDYTHYYLAIANHYLADTLPHLGELLLNAAIFEDEFMRERDVVLEEIRSCADDPDAIGFEALLKTVYENHPYGRPILGTKKELMENSPEAMRCFHRRHYQPENMTVVIVGGIERDTAWEIVNKTFKNFKNQDDFPTSNQLAPPQIRDVKRQELILPRIEQARLIMAWNLPGMDELAIANALEILSVILGQGRTSRLVNDLREEKQLVQGICTNFSVQKDSSLLTITAYLEPEYLDRVENLILEHLHRLQIHGVTEQELKRTQRSLCNDYAFNTETPNQLASLYGYYNTVAKAQLSVAYPEQIQSFNTKKLQKVAQNYLSLQDYAVTIMKPY, translated from the coding sequence CTGTTCCCAGCTTCGATTTTTCGACTGGACAACGGTTTGACATTTATTCATCAGGAGATAGCAGCTACCCCCGTGGTCGTAGCGGACGTGTGGGTGCGTGCAGGATCAACTTCAGAATCAGAGCCCTTGTTTGGCATGGCACACTTTTTAGAACACATGATTTTTAAGGGCACAGCTAGTTTGGGTCCGGGGGAGTTTGACTATAACATCGAGCGTATGGGTGGAGTCAGCAATGCAGCTACTAGCCACGACTATACCCATTACTATCTTGCCATAGCTAACCACTATTTAGCAGATACTCTTCCTCACTTGGGAGAACTGTTACTAAATGCAGCTATTTTTGAAGATGAATTTATGCGTGAAAGGGATGTGGTTTTGGAGGAAATTCGTAGTTGTGCGGATGATCCTGATGCTATAGGATTTGAAGCACTACTAAAAACTGTCTACGAAAACCACCCTTACGGAAGACCCATTTTGGGAACAAAAAAGGAATTAATGGAAAATTCACCGGAAGCGATGCGGTGTTTTCATCGTCGTCATTACCAACCGGAAAATATGACTGTGGTCATAGTGGGAGGGATAGAAAGGGATACCGCATGGGAAATTGTCAATAAAACATTTAAAAATTTTAAAAACCAGGATGATTTTCCCACATCTAATCAACTAGCACCACCCCAAATTAGGGATGTTAAAAGGCAAGAATTAATATTACCTAGAATAGAGCAAGCGCGTTTAATTATGGCTTGGAATTTACCCGGAATGGACGAACTGGCCATAGCAAATGCTTTAGAAATACTATCAGTCATTTTGGGACAGGGAAGAACTTCTCGTTTAGTCAATGATTTAAGGGAAGAGAAACAACTAGTACAGGGGATCTGCACTAATTTTTCAGTGCAAAAAGACTCTAGTTTGCTCACAATTACCGCTTACTTAGAACCTGAATATCTGGATAGAGTAGAGAATCTGATTTTGGAACATTTACATAGGTTGCAAATTCATGGTGTCACCGAGCAAGAACTTAAACGAACCCAAAGATCTCTTTGCAATGACTATGCGTTTAACACGGAAACGCCAAATCAATTAGCATCCCTTTATGGCTACTATAACACAGTTGCCAAGGCCCAATTGTCTGTTGCTTATCCGGAGCAGATTCAGTCCTTCAATACCAAAAAACTGCAAAAAGTGGCTCAAAATTATCTTTCGCTACAAGACTATGCAGTTACTATCATGAAACCGTATTAA